The following are encoded in a window of Cottoperca gobio chromosome 20, fCotGob3.1, whole genome shotgun sequence genomic DNA:
- the LOC115025731 gene encoding LOW QUALITY PROTEIN: phospholipid scramblase 2 (The sequence of the model RefSeq protein was modified relative to this genomic sequence to represent the inferred CDS: deleted 1 base in 1 codon) has protein sequence MDMYAVPNPEMPDCPPGLEYLTQVDQLLIKQKVELVEALVGFESNNKYEVRNSVGQNVFYAVEENDCLSRQCCGPMRSFTIHVLDNFGQEVITVTRPLKCMSCCFPCCLQELEVQSPPGNTVGYVTQQWHPFSPKFILANEHNEPVLKIHGPFCGWSCLPDVDFEILTMDEVSKIGKISKQWTGLLREVFTDSDNFGIQFPMDLDVKMKAVMIGACFLIDFMFFESNN, from the exons ATGGATATGTATGCTGTGCCCAACCCGGAAATGCCAGATTGTCCACCAGGATTAGAATACCTGACTCAG GTGGACCAGTTACTCATCAAACAGAAAGTGGAGCTTGTTGAAG CCCTTGTTGGTTTCGAAAGCAACAACAAGTATGAAGTCCGTAACAGCGTGGGTCAGAACGTGTTCTACGCCGTCGAGGAGAACGACTGTCTGAGTCGACAGTGTTGCGGTCCCATGCGCTCGTTCACCATCCACGTCCTCGACAACTTTGGACAAGAGGTCATCACC GTCACCAGGCCACTGAAGTGCATGTCTTGCTGCTTCCCTTGTTGCCTACAGGAG CTGGAGGTGCAGTCCCCCCCTGGTAACACAGTGGGGTACGTCACACAACAGTGGCACCCATTCTCCCCCAAATTCATCTTAGCGAATGAACACAACGAGCCTGTGCTGAAGATCCATGGGCCCTTCTGTGGATGGAGCTGCCTACCAGATGTTGACTTTGAG ATTTTGACGATGGATGAGGTCAGCAAGATCGGGAAGATCAGCAAGCAGTGGACAGGACTTCTGCGGGAAGTATTCACAGATTCAGATAACTTTGGTATCCAGTTCCCCATGGATCTGGATGTGAAAATGAAGGCTGTAATGATCGGTGCATGTTTTCTCATT GATTTCATGTTCTTTGAGTCGAATAACTAG